Proteins from a genomic interval of Nasonia vitripennis strain AsymCx chromosome 3, Nvit_psr_1.1, whole genome shotgun sequence:
- the LOC100120114 gene encoding pyroglutamyl-peptidase 1, whose protein sequence is MENEVQTTVLVTGFGPFGNYKVNPSWEAVKLLPKLFDESEKSDIKLIIEEIAVAYESVSSKVKELWQKHRPSIIVHVGVSYVANCLTIECQANSKGYNRPDVFDKCPKEENIDHITLKTKCNVQDLCEIVSKKLEDQNCKVCISYDAGRYLCEYIYYQSLSIEEPQVLFIHVPETKIYPIEKTAQGLFEILVQLIACTCNNK, encoded by the exons ATGGAAAACGAAGTACAGACTACAGTTTTAGTAACTGGATTTGGTCCATTTGGGAATTACAAGGTAAATCCTAGTTGGGAAGCAGTTAAATTACTTCCAAAATTATTTGATGAATCAGAAAAATCGGACATAAAGTTAATCATAGAAGAAATAGCTGTTGCATATGAAAGTGTATCttcaaaagtaaaagaatTGTGGCAAAAGCATAGACCATCT ATAATCGTTCATGTTGGAGTAAGTTATGTAGCAAATTGTTTAACAATTGAATGCCAAGCCAATAGCAAAGGCTATAATAGGCCTGATGTATTTGATAAATGTCCTAAAGAAGAAAACATTGATCATATTACTTTAAAAACTAAATGCAATGTTCAAGACTTGTGTGAAATTGTCAGTAAAAAACTGGAAGATCAGAATTGTAAAGTTTGCATTTCCTATGATGCtggaagatatttatgtgaatatatttattatcaatCGCTTTCCATAGAAGAACCTCAAGTTCTTTTTATTCATGTTcctgaaacaaaaatttatccaATTGAAAAAACTGCTCAAGgactttttgaaattcttgTACAGCTGATTGCATGTACATGCAACAATAAATGA